Proteins co-encoded in one Trueperaceae bacterium genomic window:
- a CDS encoding response regulator transcription factor, with protein MERKPLILIVEDEKEIAKFIDLELQAESYETVVTFDGVTGLSKFRELNPDLVVLDLMLPVLDGLEVARRIRKTSNTPIIILTAKDSVDDKVTGLDSGADDYLVKPFSIEELLARVRAHLRRVNPAVTGEVRVADLVMNLDGREVFRDGRRIELSAKEFELLELFARNPGKVFNRFEIEEKVWPEYTGGSNVVDVYVGYLRRKLEGEGERRLIHTVRGVGYVLREE; from the coding sequence ATGGAGCGCAAACCACTGATTCTCATCGTCGAGGACGAGAAAGAGATCGCCAAGTTCATCGATCTCGAACTGCAGGCAGAGAGCTACGAGACGGTCGTCACCTTCGACGGCGTCACCGGCCTCTCGAAGTTCCGGGAACTGAATCCGGACCTGGTGGTGCTCGACCTGATGCTGCCCGTCCTCGACGGTCTCGAGGTGGCCCGCCGGATAAGGAAGACCTCGAACACGCCCATCATCATCCTCACGGCCAAGGACAGCGTCGACGACAAGGTGACCGGGCTCGACTCGGGTGCCGACGACTATCTCGTCAAGCCGTTCTCCATAGAGGAGTTGCTCGCGCGGGTGAGGGCTCATCTGCGCCGGGTCAATCCGGCGGTGACCGGCGAGGTGAGGGTTGCCGACCTGGTGATGAACCTCGACGGCCGCGAGGTGTTCCGGGACGGACGCCGTATCGAGCTGTCGGCGAAGGAGTTCGAACTCCTCGAGTTGTTCGCCCGTAACCCCGGCAAGGTGTTCAACCGCTTCGAGATAGAGGAGAAGGTGTGGCCCGAGTACACGGGCGGCTCCAACGTCGTCGACGTCTACGTGGGTTACCTGCGGCGCAAGCTGGAGGGTGAAGGGGAGAGGCGGCTGATCCACACGGTTCGCGGAGTCGGTTACGTTCTGCGGGAAGAGTAG
- a CDS encoding S-ribosylhomocysteine lyase codes for MAPGKRSESFDLDHTRVRAPYVRLAGRYQGPRGDRIEKFDLRLVQPNQAEIPTAALHTIEHLFAGYLREELGEKVVDASPMGCRTGFYLTVLGETSEEEARRAFAGALAKVAAHEGAIPGCSELECGNYRDHSLPGARAWARRVLEQEIVIQPTVPIDRGRR; via the coding sequence ATGGCTCCCGGAAAGCGATCGGAATCGTTCGACCTCGATCACACCCGGGTACGCGCGCCCTACGTGCGCCTGGCAGGGCGATACCAGGGGCCGCGCGGTGACCGGATCGAGAAATTCGACCTGCGACTCGTCCAACCCAACCAGGCGGAGATCCCCACCGCCGCCCTCCACACCATCGAGCACCTGTTCGCGGGCTACCTCAGGGAGGAACTGGGCGAGAAGGTGGTGGACGCCTCGCCGATGGGGTGCCGGACCGGCTTCTACCTGACCGTGCTCGGCGAGACCAGCGAGGAGGAGGCCAGGCGGGCGTTCGCGGGAGCGCTGGCCAAGGTTGCCGCTCACGAGGGGGCGATACCCGGTTGCAGCGAGCTCGAATGCGGCAACTACCGGGACCACTCTCTGCCTGGCGCGAGGGCTTGGGCTCGGCGGGTGCTGGAGCAGGAGATCGTGATCCAGCCAACCGTTCCCATCGACAGGGGTCGACGGTAG
- a CDS encoding NYN domain-containing protein, which translates to MRERLAIFIDGSNLYNGMRENLSNTRVNLPELMKQLRKDRPLVRTYYYNAPLTDDYDEELRDGQHRFFESLRRIPYVTVRLGRLHRRNDGSLVEKGIDVAIAVESLSLAYQDAYDCALLVSGDGDYVELVEAIKRTGKHVECAMFKNQSAGILMEYVDIFTPLDELDWSRIVF; encoded by the coding sequence TTGCGCGAACGTCTGGCCATATTCATCGACGGCAGCAACCTGTACAACGGCATGCGGGAGAATCTCTCGAACACGAGGGTCAACCTTCCCGAACTGATGAAGCAGCTCCGCAAAGACCGGCCCCTGGTCCGCACCTACTACTACAACGCGCCGCTCACCGACGATTACGACGAGGAGTTACGCGACGGCCAGCACCGGTTCTTCGAGTCGTTGAGGCGGATACCGTACGTGACCGTGCGGCTGGGGAGGCTGCACCGGCGGAACGACGGGTCACTCGTCGAGAAGGGGATCGACGTCGCGATAGCGGTGGAGAGCCTGTCACTGGCATACCAGGATGCCTACGACTGCGCCCTCCTCGTCTCGGGCGACGGCGACTACGTCGAACTCGTCGAAGCCATCAAGCGCACCGGGAAGCACGTCGAATGCGCCATGTTCAAGAACCAGTCGGCGGGCATACTGATGGAGTACGTCGACATCTTCACGCCACTAGACGAACTCGATTGGTCCCGGATAGTGTTCTGA
- a CDS encoding MFS transporter, protein MLNPKTLFSMGTTQGVTARFGLLASLQEFAIWLPLPVVVLHMTDRGLDLALVGLAFGLRALFVVLLEVPTGGLADAIGRKPVALLSQTFTLISFIVLLYAGGPATAVLYAIFQGIGAALHSGALDAWYVDALKRIDPEAPLQRYLAIIDVLQSAGMLVAAALGGLLPSLASGWGLPYPLTGYGVALFAGVVMRALVWLLTATLVTEPPRPATEGVAGLHAVPQILRDAARLSREIPVVRYLLFSAGASGVALIALETFWQPIAALEFGGVASESQVFGGLGLLMGVAVLLGSLAILRYGEIFPGGPAFLAAATQAAKGVFMLLLASQAGPLGIAAGLALSYFALSANNVPHEALLNEAIPSERRSVMLSLNSLSLFLGIAIGSTVLGLLASQMGAGVALAIAAIFTVVAAFAYVWMHFISADAARPALGTSLLEGAPVEGRDEKQPLADTGD, encoded by the coding sequence GTGCTCAACCCCAAGACGCTCTTCTCCATGGGTACCACCCAGGGAGTAACGGCTCGCTTCGGTCTCCTGGCGAGCCTGCAGGAGTTCGCGATCTGGTTGCCCCTGCCGGTCGTGGTGCTCCACATGACCGACCGGGGTCTCGATCTGGCCCTCGTGGGTCTCGCCTTCGGGCTGAGGGCCCTCTTCGTGGTGCTGCTCGAGGTACCGACCGGCGGCCTCGCCGACGCGATCGGCCGGAAGCCTGTCGCGCTCCTGTCGCAGACGTTCACGCTCATCTCGTTCATCGTGCTGCTCTACGCCGGCGGACCGGCCACCGCAGTGCTCTACGCGATCTTCCAGGGTATCGGTGCCGCGCTGCATAGCGGCGCCCTCGACGCCTGGTACGTCGACGCGCTCAAGCGGATCGATCCGGAAGCCCCACTGCAGCGGTACCTGGCGATAATCGACGTCCTGCAGTCGGCCGGGATGCTGGTAGCGGCCGCGCTCGGCGGCTTGCTCCCCTCCCTCGCCAGCGGCTGGGGCCTCCCCTACCCGCTGACCGGCTACGGCGTAGCACTCTTCGCCGGCGTCGTCATGCGGGCGCTCGTCTGGCTACTGACCGCCACATTGGTGACCGAACCGCCGCGGCCGGCCACCGAAGGCGTTGCCGGGCTGCACGCCGTCCCCCAGATCCTTCGCGACGCGGCCCGCTTGTCGCGCGAGATCCCGGTCGTGCGCTACCTGCTCTTCTCGGCGGGAGCTTCGGGAGTCGCCCTGATCGCGCTGGAGACCTTCTGGCAACCGATCGCCGCACTCGAGTTCGGTGGCGTGGCCAGCGAAAGCCAGGTCTTCGGCGGCCTCGGCCTGCTGATGGGCGTCGCCGTCCTGCTCGGCAGCCTGGCGATCCTCCGCTACGGCGAGATCTTCCCCGGCGGCCCGGCCTTCCTGGCAGCCGCTACCCAGGCGGCGAAGGGCGTCTTCATGCTGCTCCTCGCCAGCCAGGCGGGGCCGCTGGGCATCGCAGCCGGGCTCGCCCTCTCCTACTTCGCCCTGTCGGCCAACAACGTGCCACACGAGGCGCTGCTCAACGAAGCCATCCCCTCCGAGAGGCGATCCGTGATGCTGAGCCTCAACTCGTTGTCACTCTTCCTGGGCATCGCAATCGGTTCGACCGTCCTTGGGCTGTTGGCCTCGCAGATGGGAGCCGGCGTCGCCCTGGCCATCGCGGCCATCTTCACGGTGGTGGCTGCTTTCGCCTACGTGTGGATGCACTTCATCTCGGCCGATGCGGCACGCCCGGCGCTGGGCACATCGCTGCTCGAGGGCGCCCCCGTCGAAGGCAGGGACGAGAAGCAGCCGCTGGCGGACACCGGCGACTGA
- the ligA gene encoding NAD-dependent DNA ligase LigA, which translates to MADDQERVNELRARLRDANYRYYVLQQPSISDAEWDALFAELKRLEELHPHLASPDSPTATVGAPLQASFRPIDHPTQMLSLDNAFSVEDVESFLARAGRTLSSDEDLELLAEPKVDGLSINLFYRSGRLEWAATRGNGRQGEDVTLNVLHIEGIPAEVEGAPEQLEVRGEIYLSVLEFARINAEREENGEPLFMNPRNAASGTLRQIDPKVSASRKLQIYCYGVGNARDLGVERQSEVLDWLQAHGFSTNPLREVAVGAEAVETLMERWREMRAELSYQVDGVVLKVERLDLQEELGATSRAPRWAIAYKFPAEEAATTLLAIGVQVGRTGKITPVAELEPRLLEGTTVSRATLHNPGFIRDMDLRVGDRVILHKSGGIIPEITKVLIDERPAGTVPFEFPDECPACGSKLVEDGANLKCFNLSCPAQLLQRLSYYGSRNALDIEGLAQKTVEALVEAGLVEELPDLYDVTIEQVAGLEGFGEVSATKLVAQIEASKHKPLDRFLTALGLPHVGPRTAEILARHFGSFERFRSATTEELASVRDIGELSAQAIHEALHEPLMARAIDGLLERGVAPRPLSDRSGEPVLEGLTFVLTGSLSRPRKEVQSQLESLGGRVTSSVSAKTDFVVAGEDAGSKLDRARELGVQVLDEEGLAALLAERS; encoded by the coding sequence GTGGCCGACGATCAGGAACGGGTCAACGAACTTCGGGCGAGGCTCCGCGATGCCAACTACCGCTACTACGTCCTGCAGCAACCGTCGATCAGCGACGCCGAATGGGATGCCCTCTTCGCCGAGCTCAAACGACTGGAGGAGCTGCACCCGCACCTCGCCTCGCCCGATTCACCTACGGCCACCGTCGGCGCTCCCTTGCAGGCGAGTTTCCGGCCCATCGACCATCCGACCCAGATGCTCTCGCTCGACAATGCCTTCAGTGTAGAGGACGTCGAATCGTTCCTCGCTCGAGCCGGCCGCACCCTCTCGAGCGACGAGGATCTCGAACTGCTGGCCGAGCCGAAGGTCGACGGGTTGTCGATCAACCTCTTCTACCGGAGCGGCCGCCTGGAATGGGCCGCTACCAGAGGGAACGGCCGGCAGGGCGAGGACGTCACCCTCAACGTTCTGCACATCGAGGGGATACCGGCTGAGGTCGAGGGGGCGCCGGAACAGCTCGAGGTGCGGGGCGAGATCTACCTGTCGGTTCTCGAGTTCGCCCGCATCAATGCCGAGCGGGAGGAGAACGGCGAACCTCTCTTCATGAACCCGCGCAACGCGGCATCCGGCACGTTGAGGCAGATAGACCCCAAGGTGAGCGCCAGCAGGAAGCTCCAGATCTACTGCTACGGGGTGGGAAACGCGCGCGACTTGGGGGTCGAGCGGCAGAGCGAAGTTCTCGACTGGCTCCAGGCTCACGGCTTCAGCACCAATCCGCTGCGCGAGGTCGCGGTCGGAGCGGAGGCGGTCGAGACGCTCATGGAGCGGTGGCGCGAGATGCGAGCGGAGCTCTCCTACCAGGTCGACGGGGTCGTCCTCAAGGTCGAGCGACTCGACCTGCAGGAGGAGCTGGGCGCAACCAGCCGGGCTCCCCGCTGGGCGATCGCCTACAAGTTCCCGGCCGAGGAAGCGGCCACGACGCTGCTCGCGATCGGGGTCCAGGTCGGGAGGACCGGCAAGATAACGCCTGTCGCCGAACTCGAACCCAGACTCCTGGAGGGTACGACCGTCTCCCGGGCCACCCTCCACAACCCCGGCTTCATACGCGACATGGACCTGCGCGTGGGCGACCGGGTGATCCTCCACAAGTCCGGCGGGATAATCCCCGAGATCACCAAGGTACTCATCGACGAGCGGCCCGCCGGGACGGTGCCCTTCGAGTTCCCTGACGAGTGCCCGGCATGCGGCAGCAAACTGGTGGAGGACGGCGCCAACCTCAAGTGCTTCAACCTGAGCTGCCCGGCGCAACTCCTCCAGAGGCTCAGCTACTACGGTTCGCGCAACGCGCTCGACATCGAGGGATTGGCGCAGAAGACCGTCGAAGCTCTGGTGGAGGCGGGCCTGGTCGAGGAGTTGCCCGACCTCTACGACGTCACGATCGAACAGGTCGCGGGCCTGGAAGGGTTCGGAGAGGTGTCGGCCACCAAACTCGTCGCGCAGATCGAGGCGTCGAAGCACAAGCCGCTCGATCGCTTCCTGACGGCCCTGGGCCTGCCGCACGTGGGCCCGAGGACGGCCGAGATCCTGGCCCGGCACTTCGGTAGTTTCGAACGATTCAGGTCGGCAACTACCGAGGAGTTGGCGAGCGTGCGCGACATCGGCGAACTCTCTGCCCAAGCCATCCACGAGGCTCTCCACGAGCCGCTCATGGCCAGGGCGATAGACGGTCTGCTCGAGCGCGGCGTCGCTCCGCGGCCGCTGTCGGACAGGTCGGGAGAACCGGTGCTGGAGGGGCTCACGTTCGTGCTCACCGGCAGTCTCTCGAGGCCACGCAAGGAGGTCCAGAGTCAACTGGAGAGCTTGGGGGGCCGGGTGACCTCCAGCGTGAGCGCCAAGACCGATTTCGTGGTGGCGGGCGAGGATGCCGGTTCGAAGCTGGACCGGGCCCGCGAACTGGGCGTGCAGGTCCTCGACGAGGAGGGGCTGGCGGCGCTCCTGGCGGAACGCAGCTAG